A genome region from Danio aesculapii chromosome 2, fDanAes4.1, whole genome shotgun sequence includes the following:
- the c8a gene encoding complement component C8 alpha chain gives MGFVQLLSKIQTSQFKMRSKDLVLDEDMLWALSDLPDHYHFGAYSQFFNEYGTHYITEGTMGGLMDYVAVVNINEMEEKKMTGQLMGSCIGGSFGLVFMDKIKAEVKGKSCGKVATNEKTGDESNSAIKDVFGFVKGGNTASSAGTLGIKDAKSYKDWGKSLKYNPALIEFEILPIYELLRLSTAAEQLSPKLPHLKMAWEEYMQNFNPCRCAPCMNNGVPVLSGTDCSCLCKNGYTGAACEETERKGPTDGVWSCWSSWSSCLFGKKTRSRECNNPSPKDGGLPCQGKSTQKKSC, from the exons ATGGGCTTCGTCCAGCTGTTGTCAAAAATACAAACATCTCAGTTTAAGATGAGGAGCAAAGACCTGGTTCTGGATGAGGACATGCTCTGGGCTCTTTCTGATCTGCCTGATCACTACCATTTCGGCGCATATTCACAGTTTTTCAATGAATACGGCACGCATTACATCACGGAGGGAACCATGGGTGGGCTCATGGATTACGTCGCTGTTGTGAACATAaatgaaatggaggaaaaaa AAATGACTGGGCAGCTAATGGGATCATGCATTGGTGGATCATTCGGGCTGGTGTTTATGGATAAAATCAAAGCTGAAGTAAAAGGAAAATCATGTGGAAAAGTTGCGACAAATGAGAAAA CTGGTGATGAATCCAACAGCGCTATTAAGGATGTGTTTGGCTTTGTGAAGGGTGGAAACACAGCCTCCAGCGCTGGAACTTTGGGTATCAAAGATGCTAAAAGTTACAAGGATTGGGGGAAGAGTCTGAAATATAACCCTGCGCTAATTGAGTTTGAG ATTCTACCAATCTATGAGCTGCTGCGTTTAAGCACCGCCGCTGAGCAGCTGAGCCCTAAGTTGCCCCATCTGAAGATGGCCTGGGAGGAGTACATGCAGAACTTTAACCCATGCCGCTGCGCCCCCTGCATGAATAATGGCGTTCCAGTGCTTTCCGGGACAGACTGCAGTTGTTTATGTAAAAATGGATACACTGGTGCTGCCTGTGAGGAGACTGAACGGAAAG GCCCCACAGATGGAGTGTGGAGCTGCTGGAGCTCCTGGTCTTCATGTTTATTTGGAAAAAAGACACGAAGTCGAGAATGCAACAATCCCTCGCCAAAAGACGGCGGTCTGCCTTGTCAAGGAAAGAGCACGCAGAAAAAATCCTGCTGA
- the c8b gene encoding complement component C8 beta chain — protein sequence MHSFLGVNSAVLCLGILCCSSSFSSADPAPKDPVDCSLSEWSSWTRCDPCLKKRFRYATLIQPSEFGGEPCQNNGREEESCTAPARFACQKSTAVCQGFRCTVTGRCVLENLRCNGDDDCGDGSDEQDCKKVYKACNQPTEEYYGIENLAKGFNILNGKMEAVVLDNRYYAGGCLPHFIQDVRFRKPYNLQQYTIETKGSYDFNMKEYDSYSEYFKSESHATLSKTSVSIGFAYPNAFDFSFAYNDHKYKRSVKKMRTYSGTKNKFIRAHSELEVARYALKPQNLMLHPEFVSRLQALPLEYSYGEYRQIYQDYGTHFIKEATLGGEFEYTVILNDEKFEKSGYSLDETKKCVQAGLKAGVQVKKIYVGLGLSGGSCEGLLKEIGDSTKERDMVEDVFIVVKGGDSETVSRLAAKQLPTPDIMQMWGEAVFYNPEFISKKIEPIYELVPPRDANANILKRNLRRALSEYLSESSACRCSPCLNNGLAVLKGTRCTCVCPAGVKGVSCEITQRKGLAIDGNWSCWSSWSSCSGKIQHRTRQCNNPAPHNGGVTCAGAQEESADCV from the exons ATGCACAGCTTTCTAGGAGTAAATTCAGCAGTACTTTGCCTGGGCATTTTATG CTGTAGTTCATCGTTTAGCAGTGCCGACCCGGCGCCTAAAGACCCAGTGGACTGTTCACTGTCTGAGTGGTCTTCATGGACTCGTTGTGACCCCTGCCTAAAAAAAAGG TTTCGCTATGCCACACTGATCCAGCCATCTGAGTTTGGAGGAGAACCGTGTCAAAATAATGGTCGAGAGGAGGAATCGTGTACAGCTCCAGCTCGATTCGCCTGCCAGAAGTCCACTGCTGTCTGCCAGGGCTTCCGTTGCACGGTCACAG GCCGCTGTGTGCTGGAGAATCTGCGCTGTAATGGAGATGATGACTGTGGAGACGGATCTGATGAACAGGACTGTAAGAAAGTCTACAAAGCTTGTAATCAGCCCACAGAGGAGTATTACGGCATCGAGAATCTTGCCAAAGG GTTCAACATTTTGAATGGTAAAATGGAAGCTGTGGTACTTGACAACCGATATTACGCTGGCGGCTGCCTGCCTCATTTTATCCAGGACGTCCGCTTTAGGAAGCCATATAATTTACAACAGTACACAATAGAG ACGAAGGGCTCGTATGATTTCAACATGAAGGAATATGATTCCTACAGTGAATACTTCAAGAGCGAAAGTCATGCAACTTTGTCCAAAACCAGTGTGTCTATTGGATTTGCTTACCCCAATGCCTTTGACTTCAGCTTTGCCTATAATGACCACAAATACAAGCGCTCAGTCAAGAAGATGCGCACATATTCAGGGACG AAAAACAAGTTCATCCGTGCTCACTCTGAGCTCGAGGTCGCTCGCTACGCTTTAAAACCACAAAACCTGATGCTACACCCTGAGTTTGTGTCCCGACTGCAGGCGCTGCCGCTGGAGTACTCATACGGAGAATACCGGCAGATCTACCAAGACTACGGCACACATTTCATCAAGGAAGCAACTCTGGGTGGAGAATTTGAGTACACTGTTATCCTCAATGACGAGAAGTTCGAGAAATCTG GCTACTCGCTTGACGAAACCAAGAAATGTGTGCAGGCTGGGCTTAAAGCTGGAGTCCAAGTTAAAAAGATCTATGTGGGACTAGGACTTTCAGGTGGAAGCTGTGAAGGCCTGCTGAAAGAGATCGGAG ATTCCACTAAGGAGAGGGATATGGTGGAAGATGTGTTTATTGTGGTCAAAGGGGGCGACAGTGAGACCGTCTCCCGTCTGGCGGCGAAACAGCTGCCGACTCCAGACATCATGCAGATGTGGGGAGAAGCCGTCTTCTACAATCCAGAGTTTATAAGCAAGAAG ATCGAACCGATTTATGAGCTGGTGCCACCACGAGACGCAAACGCAAACATCCTAAAGAGAAACCTGAGGAGAGCTCTGTCAGAGTACCTGAGTGAAAGCAGCGCCTGCCGATGCTCACCGTGTCTTAATAACGGCCTGGCGGTGCTCAAGG GCacaagatgtacttgtgtttgtcCAGCGGGTGTTAAAGGAGTGAGCTGTGAGATAACTCAAAGAAAAG GTTTGGCAATAGATGGAAACTGGAGCTGCTGGTCTTCATGGTCGAGCTGCTCAGGAAAGATCCAACATCGCACCCGTCAGTGTAACAATCCAGCCCCACACAACGGTGGAGTAACATGTGCTGGAGCTCAGGAGGAGTCAGCGGATTGTGTCTAA